From a single Mesorhizobium shangrilense genomic region:
- a CDS encoding TIGR02281 family clan AA aspartic protease translates to MNRLFWILMAVIGVGVALLMFNDSAGSTLGVENYDFGRLIWLGAFAALIGSGLLRSGRPMGDMLRNLAAWAAIVLVLIAGYQYRYELQDVASRVTAGLVPGSPLALGLEDGRATVSLDKADNGHFEARILVNGTPIRALVDTGATSTVLTAQDARAAGFDPDKLNFTIPVSTANGMARAAAVRTDELAIGGIVRKNMSVMVAAPGALGQSLLGMNFIGSLSGFDVRGDRMILRD, encoded by the coding sequence ATGAACCGTCTGTTCTGGATATTGATGGCTGTGATCGGAGTGGGGGTGGCCCTGCTCATGTTCAACGATTCCGCCGGCAGCACGTTGGGCGTCGAGAACTATGATTTCGGACGGCTGATCTGGCTTGGTGCGTTTGCCGCTCTCATCGGCTCTGGTTTGCTTCGGTCAGGCAGGCCGATGGGCGACATGCTTAGAAATCTCGCAGCATGGGCGGCAATCGTGCTGGTGCTGATCGCCGGCTATCAATATCGCTATGAATTGCAGGATGTCGCCAGCCGGGTCACGGCCGGTCTTGTTCCAGGCAGCCCGCTTGCGCTGGGCCTGGAGGATGGTCGCGCCACCGTGTCGCTGGACAAGGCGGACAATGGCCATTTCGAAGCGCGCATCCTGGTCAACGGCACGCCGATCCGGGCCTTGGTCGACACTGGCGCGACCAGCACGGTGCTGACAGCCCAGGACGCCCGCGCAGCCGGGTTTGATCCGGACAAACTCAACTTCACCATACCGGTCTCCACCGCGAACGGCATGGCACGCGCCGCGGCCGTAAGGACGGACGAGCTGGCGATCGGCGGTATCGTGCGCAAGAACATGTCGGTGATGGTCGCGGCACCCGGCGCGCTCGGCCAGAGCCTGCTTGGCATGAACTTCATTGGCTCCTTGTCGGGTTTCGACGTGCGCGGCGACCGGATGATCCTCAGGGATTGA
- the dusA gene encoding tRNA dihydrouridine(20/20a) synthase DusA, which yields MLHHKLAIAPMMDWTDRHCRFFHRKLTSRALLYTEMVVADAVIHGARDRLLGFDDAEHPVALQLGGSDPLKLAEAARIGEAFGYDEINLNVGCPSDRVQSGTFGACLMRVPVLVADCVAAMKASVSIPVTVKCRIGVDEQDPEPALDALADGVFAAGADALWVHARKAWLEGLSPKENRDIPPLDYERVYRLKSRKPNEFIGINGGIQSLEETRRHLDHVDGAMLGRAAYHTPGILAGADAAIYGTESGAFDFGTLIDTMAGYAARHIEQGGRLGHVTRHMVGLFHGLPGARRYRQILSTDATKPGAGAEVLKTAFAAVDFGGAAAEAA from the coding sequence ATGTTACACCATAAACTTGCCATAGCGCCCATGATGGACTGGACGGACCGGCATTGCCGGTTCTTCCATCGCAAGCTGACGAGCCGTGCGCTGCTCTACACCGAGATGGTGGTGGCCGATGCGGTCATCCACGGCGCGCGGGATCGTCTGCTCGGCTTCGATGACGCGGAGCATCCGGTTGCGCTGCAGCTCGGCGGTTCCGATCCCCTCAAGCTTGCCGAGGCGGCGCGTATCGGCGAGGCGTTCGGTTATGACGAGATCAACCTCAATGTCGGCTGCCCATCCGACCGTGTCCAGTCCGGCACGTTTGGCGCCTGCCTGATGAGGGTGCCGGTTCTCGTGGCCGACTGCGTCGCGGCGATGAAGGCGTCTGTCAGCATCCCCGTCACCGTCAAATGCCGTATCGGTGTCGACGAGCAGGACCCGGAGCCGGCGCTCGATGCGCTGGCCGACGGCGTGTTTGCAGCTGGCGCCGACGCGCTCTGGGTGCATGCCCGCAAGGCTTGGCTGGAAGGGCTGAGCCCAAAGGAAAACCGTGACATCCCGCCGCTCGATTACGAACGCGTCTATCGTTTGAAATCCAGAAAGCCAAACGAATTCATCGGCATCAACGGCGGCATTCAATCTCTCGAGGAGACCCGCCGGCATCTTGACCATGTCGATGGCGCCATGCTTGGCCGCGCCGCCTATCACACGCCGGGCATCCTGGCGGGAGCTGACGCGGCGATCTACGGCACGGAATCTGGGGCATTCGATTTCGGCACCCTGATCGACACCATGGCGGGCTACGCAGCGCGCCATATCGAGCAGGGCGGGCGACTTGGGCATGTCACCCGCCATATGGTCGGGTTGTTCCATGGACTGCCCGGCGCGCGGCGTTACCGGCAGATACTGTCCACCGATGCGACCAAGCCGGGTGCGGGGGCTGAGGTTCTGAAGACGGCTTTTGCCGCGGTCGATTTCGGCGGGGCGGCGGCCGAAGCCGCCTGA
- a CDS encoding nicotinate-nucleotide--dimethylbenzimidazole phosphoribosyltransferase encodes MTSALPLDDFRNLLANLPGADMAAVDRVRMLFSKADKPRGSLGRIEDIAAWLAAWSGRAPPAVNRPLVAIFAGNHGVTRHGISPRPVAATANAVELCAAGGAAINQVCIAYDLGLKVFDLALHIPTADITQDAALDERGCAATMAFGMEAIAGGTDLICLGDLGVGNSTVAAALLAALFGGKGRDWVGPGSGADAAMQSRKAGVVDAALAFHGANLRDPLEALRRVGGRELAAIAGAILAARMQKIPVLLDGFAATAAAAALHAANPAALDHCLLAGLSTEPAHARAAERLGLRPILDLGMSHGEGVGAALAAGLVKAAALTSSGMAAAVHG; translated from the coding sequence ATGACCAGTGCACTGCCTCTTGATGATTTTCGCAATCTGCTGGCGAACCTGCCAGGCGCCGATATGGCGGCTGTGGACCGCGTGCGTATGCTGTTTTCGAAGGCAGACAAGCCGCGGGGTTCGCTGGGGCGAATCGAGGATATCGCCGCGTGGCTCGCAGCCTGGAGCGGTCGTGCGCCGCCTGCGGTAAATCGGCCACTGGTGGCGATCTTTGCCGGAAACCACGGCGTGACCCGTCACGGCATTTCTCCGCGGCCGGTGGCGGCCACGGCGAACGCGGTCGAGCTGTGCGCGGCCGGCGGGGCGGCGATCAACCAGGTCTGCATCGCCTATGATCTTGGTCTGAAGGTGTTCGACCTGGCGCTGCACATTCCGACGGCCGACATCACGCAGGATGCGGCGCTCGACGAGCGCGGCTGCGCCGCCACCATGGCGTTCGGCATGGAAGCCATCGCCGGCGGCACCGATCTCATCTGCCTTGGCGACCTCGGTGTCGGTAATTCCACTGTCGCCGCAGCGCTGCTTGCAGCGCTTTTTGGAGGCAAGGGCAGGGACTGGGTAGGCCCCGGATCCGGCGCCGATGCGGCGATGCAGTCGCGCAAGGCAGGCGTGGTCGACGCGGCCCTTGCCTTCCACGGTGCCAATCTCCGTGATCCGCTGGAAGCATTGCGTCGTGTCGGTGGTCGCGAGCTTGCCGCGATCGCTGGTGCCATCCTCGCCGCGCGCATGCAGAAGATCCCGGTGTTGCTCGACGGGTTTGCGGCGACCGCCGCCGCCGCAGCGCTGCATGCAGCCAATCCCGCTGCCCTCGATCACTGCCTGCTTGCCGGCCTCTCGACCGAACCAGCGCACGCCCGGGCTGCCGAACGGCTTGGGCTTCGTCCGATTCTCGACCTGGGGATGAGCCATGGTGAAGGGGTAGGTGCAGCCCTTGCGGCAGGCTTGGTGAAGGCCGCGGCGCTGACCAGCTCGGGCATGGCGGCAGCGGTTCACGGCTAA
- a CDS encoding DUF1289 domain-containing protein translates to MTAIESPCILVCSIDMKTGFCFGCGRTRDEIGAWISMTAETRRGVMAELPARLETVERRPRRETRRTRMARERDALS, encoded by the coding sequence ATGACGGCCATCGAATCCCCGTGCATCCTGGTTTGTTCAATCGACATGAAAACCGGCTTCTGTTTCGGTTGCGGTCGCACACGCGATGAAATCGGCGCGTGGATCAGCATGACGGCGGAAACGCGACGAGGCGTGATGGCCGAACTGCCTGCCCGCCTGGAAACAGTGGAGCGCCGGCCGCGCCGGGAAACGCGCCGCACGCGCATGGCGCGCGAGCGCGACGCGCTTTCGTGA